A stretch of Bradyrhizobium sp. CCBAU 53338 DNA encodes these proteins:
- a CDS encoding SH3 domain-containing protein gives MALGRFCSVMTLVCTWLSASVSPGHSAKDTTPQTASGLPVPRYVSLKSDHVNVRAGPTKDNDVAWVYTRAGLPVEITAEFENWRRVRDSEGAEGWVYHSLLSGRRTAVVTMKHKDELAPIYDRADSDSAVAAKLQAGVVTTVKKCTTSWCHVTGSGFDGWIQQERLWGVYADEQVN, from the coding sequence ATGGCGTTGGGGCGTTTTTGTTCGGTGATGACGCTCGTTTGCACCTGGTTGAGCGCTTCGGTCAGCCCCGGGCACTCGGCCAAGGATACCACACCCCAGACCGCGAGCGGCCTGCCGGTGCCGCGCTATGTCAGCCTCAAATCGGATCACGTGAACGTTCGCGCCGGCCCGACCAAGGACAATGATGTGGCCTGGGTCTACACCCGTGCCGGCCTGCCGGTCGAAATCACCGCGGAGTTCGAGAACTGGCGCCGGGTGCGCGATTCCGAAGGCGCCGAGGGCTGGGTCTATCACTCGCTGCTGTCGGGCCGTCGCACTGCGGTGGTCACCATGAAGCACAAGGACGAGCTTGCGCCGATCTACGACCGCGCCGATTCCGACAGCGCAGTGGCGGCCAAACTCCAGGCCGGCGTCGTCACGACGGTGAAAAAATGCACCACCAGCTGGTGCCACGTCACCGGCAGCGGCTTTGACGGCTGGATTCAGCAGGAACGCCTCTGGGGCGTCTATGCCGACGAGCAGGTGAACTGA
- the irrA gene encoding iron response transcriptional regulator IrrA yields the protein MSENNAPRRDDDVHAALLSGRQPALTGCPWHDVNEMLQSAGLRPTRQRMALGWLLFGKGARHLTAEMLYEEATLAKVPVSLATVYNTLNQLTDAGLLRQVSVDGTKTYFDTNVTTHHHYYLENSHELVDIEDPHLALSKMPEVPEGYEIARIDMVVRLRKKR from the coding sequence ATGAGCGAGAACAACGCGCCCCGTCGCGACGATGACGTCCATGCGGCCCTTCTGTCCGGCCGCCAGCCGGCCCTGACGGGTTGCCCATGGCACGACGTCAATGAAATGCTCCAGTCTGCCGGCCTGCGCCCGACGCGCCAGCGCATGGCTCTGGGCTGGCTGCTGTTCGGCAAGGGCGCACGCCACCTCACGGCTGAAATGCTCTATGAGGAAGCGACCCTGGCCAAGGTCCCGGTCTCGCTCGCAACCGTCTACAACACGCTGAACCAGCTGACCGATGCCGGCCTGCTGCGCCAGGTCAGCGTCGACGGCACCAAGACCTATTTCGACACCAACGTCACCACCCACCACCATTACTACCTCGAGAACAGCCACGAGCTGGTCGATATCGAGGACCCGCATCTGGCGCTGTCCAAGATGCCGGAGGTGCCCGAGGGTTACGAGATCGCGCGCATCGACATGGTCGTGCGCCTGCGCAAGAAACGCTGA
- the fabA gene encoding bifunctional 3-hydroxydecanoyl-ACP dehydratase/trans-2-decenoyl-ACP isomerase — translation MLNRRNGYEYEDLLACARGEMFGPGNAQLPLPPMLMFDRITEINDNGGEFGKGLVRAELDVKSDLWFFGCHFKNDPVMPGCLGLDALWQMVGFYLGWTGGEGRGRALGLNELKFSGQVLPEARKVVYNVDIKRVMRSKLVLGIADGWLSVDDQIIYRAKDLKVGLFKQGVNLG, via the coding sequence ATGCTGAACAGGCGCAACGGTTACGAATACGAAGATCTGCTGGCCTGTGCCCGCGGCGAAATGTTCGGTCCGGGCAACGCTCAGTTGCCGCTGCCGCCGATGCTGATGTTCGATCGCATCACGGAAATTAACGACAATGGCGGCGAGTTCGGCAAGGGCCTGGTACGCGCCGAGCTCGACGTGAAATCCGACCTCTGGTTCTTCGGCTGCCACTTCAAGAACGACCCCGTGATGCCAGGCTGCCTCGGCCTCGATGCGCTGTGGCAAATGGTCGGCTTTTACCTCGGCTGGACCGGAGGCGAAGGGCGTGGCCGCGCGCTCGGCCTGAACGAATTAAAGTTCAGCGGCCAGGTGCTGCCCGAGGCCCGCAAGGTTGTGTACAACGTCGACATCAAGCGCGTGATGCGTTCAAAGCTCGTGCTCGGCATTGCCGACGGATGGCTTTCGGTCGACGACCAGATTATTTATCGCGCCAAGGATCTGAAGGTCGGTCTGTTCAAGCAGGGCGTGAACCTGGGCTAA
- a CDS encoding D-glycerate dehydrogenase: MSVKKKPLVVVTRKLPDSIETRMRELFDARINLDDTPMSAEQIAEAARTADILVPTVTDHISADIVNQPDCKLRLIANFGNGVDNIDVEAAHARGITVTNTPKVLTEDTADMTMALILAVPRRMIEGASVLTEGKPWAGWSPTWMLGHRIGGKRLGIIGMGRIGQAVARRARAFGLQIHYHNRRPVAPKIAEELGATYWESLDQMLARMDIISVNCPHTPATYHLLSARRLKLIRKDAYIVNTARGEVTDEDTLIKLIEGGEIGGAALDVYEHEPAVNPKLVRLAKAGKVILMPHMGSATIEGRVEMGEKVIINIRTFLDAHKPPDRVLPSML; the protein is encoded by the coding sequence ATGTCGGTGAAGAAAAAGCCCCTTGTCGTGGTGACGCGCAAATTGCCGGACTCGATCGAGACCCGGATGCGCGAACTGTTCGACGCCCGCATCAATCTCGACGACACGCCGATGTCCGCCGAGCAGATCGCCGAAGCTGCGCGCACCGCCGACATCCTGGTTCCCACGGTCACCGACCACATCAGCGCCGACATCGTCAACCAGCCCGACTGCAAGCTCCGCCTGATCGCCAATTTCGGCAACGGCGTCGACAATATCGACGTCGAAGCCGCGCATGCCCGCGGCATCACCGTCACTAACACGCCGAAGGTGCTGACCGAAGACACCGCCGACATGACCATGGCGCTGATCCTGGCGGTGCCGCGCCGGATGATCGAGGGCGCTTCGGTGCTGACGGAAGGAAAGCCCTGGGCAGGCTGGTCGCCGACATGGATGCTCGGCCACCGCATCGGCGGCAAGCGCCTCGGCATCATCGGCATGGGCCGTATCGGCCAGGCGGTGGCACGCCGCGCCCGCGCCTTCGGCTTGCAGATCCACTATCACAATCGCCGTCCCGTCGCCCCGAAGATCGCCGAAGAGCTTGGCGCGACCTATTGGGAAAGCCTCGACCAGATGCTGGCGCGGATGGACATCATCTCGGTGAACTGTCCGCACACGCCGGCGACCTACCACCTGCTGTCTGCGCGGCGGCTGAAGCTGATCCGCAAGGACGCCTACATCGTCAACACCGCGCGCGGCGAAGTCACCGACGAGGACACGCTGATCAAGCTGATCGAAGGCGGCGAGATCGGCGGCGCCGCCCTCGACGTCTATGAGCACGAGCCTGCGGTCAATCCGAAGCTGGTGCGGCTTGCGAAGGCCGGCAAGGTGATCCTGATGCCGCATATGGGCTCGGCCACGATCGAGGGCCGCGTTGAGATGGGCGAGAAGGTGATCATCAACATCCGCACCTTCCTCGATGCCCACAAGCCGCCGGATCGCGTGCTGCCGAGCATGCTCTGA